A portion of the Oxynema aestuarii AP17 genome contains these proteins:
- a CDS encoding DUF1574 domain-containing protein — protein sequence MLIQWAAKTLELPGLKLQVQIRGNNLHLLCEGPVCPPRAIVESNFARGLQTTALQSLLPPDRPQIYEVFLYGRAFGQKRPLWTVRLDPQNPEVRDRVDDASTAPTPPSEEAGAPPAPDRLQRWARQLSRRGDRDGHGALVQVVERYLSETLSVFGVSVKVTISEVKTRKSEAPEATPAPQRLWIFCQSGYIPEPSLLAEPVAERVRDLELDGFQDAVILGQVRGENKPEWILRVDLTPATTMLQTWAKWGDVQAIARLLDRALLKTGGRVSGVLKESTLHLFCGYANPDRVENFDSANLKIHKETTIAAITPVLEAIAPQGIHAATLYGCRDPLQSAQHSQAPPLWVDWIEIGAARDPDLSFSSMELARQGNLDALQFLLDRLLNPDLDTKLATGGIRVSLRQKGDILHVMLDAPICPQQSELAPKIAKFLRQLDIEAFAGVRLYGRRAGQKHPQWRHATDFSAGSARTETAPEFAVSETDSNDLLPEPGGLILHPDFTQDDLQACLTKTPTPASDQPRSKRKGLARALLKTGLFVTQKAIPTGNTNRTPIALVWGALGLLLVVQADRFLGGQSWPPPESSDGAIALTQTEGEPTEGRSLEVSSPEAPATDANAENAVFDESGFTRAQTAADEGFSYEFPSFNSDQLDRQIASYLEFVAREGTPDVLIVGSSRALRGVDPVNLEKELADRYPNLNVFNFGVNGATAQVVDFIVRELIPVEQLPKLILWADGARAFNSGRDDRTFEAIVASEGYREIQRGVRPAMPESADDRGDRSLASLSEALAATAKGQLSLRHSYENLNDWLNDALAGRSAIYPRRDRLHAAATEMLSQLAAPSNDDGATPTVAETPEIAAGNDIDPERRQALARSSSDLLLGTQPNGFLPLSIRFDPNTYYEKHARVSGDYDADYESFQLNGIQTAALKNLLELTQAQQIPVVFINLPLTEEYLDPVRQEYEDQFQTYMLRLSIENQGFNFRDLSDLWPSQNEHFSDPSHLNRYGAYEVSVHLSQDPMIPWPRTQ from the coding sequence ATGTTAATCCAATGGGCCGCTAAAACCTTGGAGCTTCCGGGCTTAAAGCTTCAGGTGCAAATTCGCGGCAACAATTTACACCTACTCTGTGAAGGCCCGGTTTGTCCGCCGAGGGCGATCGTCGAGTCGAATTTCGCTCGGGGGTTGCAAACCACTGCGCTTCAAAGTTTGCTGCCTCCGGACCGGCCCCAAATTTACGAGGTCTTTCTCTACGGTCGCGCCTTCGGCCAAAAACGACCCCTGTGGACCGTGCGTCTGGATCCCCAAAATCCGGAAGTCCGCGATCGCGTGGACGACGCCAGCACCGCCCCTACACCGCCCTCGGAAGAGGCAGGAGCGCCACCCGCCCCCGACCGCCTCCAACGGTGGGCGCGCCAACTGTCCCGCCGGGGCGATCGCGACGGACACGGAGCATTGGTGCAGGTGGTCGAACGCTATTTGAGCGAAACCCTCAGCGTCTTCGGCGTCTCGGTCAAGGTGACGATCTCGGAGGTCAAAACTCGCAAGTCCGAAGCCCCGGAAGCGACCCCGGCGCCCCAACGCCTCTGGATCTTCTGTCAGTCGGGGTACATTCCCGAGCCGTCCCTGCTCGCCGAACCCGTGGCGGAACGAGTGCGCGACCTCGAACTCGACGGCTTCCAAGATGCGGTGATTCTCGGACAAGTCCGTGGGGAAAACAAGCCGGAATGGATCCTGCGCGTGGATCTGACTCCGGCGACGACGATGTTGCAAACCTGGGCAAAATGGGGGGACGTGCAGGCGATCGCCCGACTGCTCGATCGCGCCTTGCTCAAAACCGGGGGACGGGTCTCCGGCGTTCTCAAAGAGTCCACCTTGCACTTGTTCTGCGGTTACGCCAATCCCGACCGGGTCGAGAACTTCGACTCGGCAAACCTCAAAATCCACAAGGAAACGACGATCGCCGCCATTACTCCCGTACTGGAGGCGATCGCCCCCCAAGGCATTCACGCCGCCACCCTCTACGGCTGTCGCGACCCCCTGCAAAGTGCGCAGCACTCCCAAGCTCCGCCCCTGTGGGTGGACTGGATCGAGATCGGGGCAGCTCGGGATCCCGACTTGTCCTTCTCGTCGATGGAACTGGCCCGTCAGGGCAATCTTGACGCCCTCCAATTTTTACTCGATCGCCTGCTCAACCCGGATCTCGATACCAAATTGGCCACTGGCGGGATTCGCGTCTCCCTGCGCCAAAAAGGGGACATCCTCCACGTGATGCTCGACGCTCCGATCTGTCCCCAACAAAGCGAATTGGCTCCGAAAATTGCCAAATTCCTGCGCCAACTCGATATCGAGGCGTTCGCCGGAGTGCGCCTCTACGGACGCCGCGCCGGACAAAAACACCCCCAATGGCGCCACGCTACCGACTTCAGCGCCGGATCGGCTCGGACCGAAACGGCGCCGGAGTTTGCTGTCAGCGAAACCGACAGTAATGACTTGCTCCCGGAACCCGGCGGGCTGATCCTGCATCCGGACTTTACCCAAGACGACTTGCAAGCCTGTCTGACTAAAACCCCTACCCCTGCGAGCGACCAACCGCGATCGAAACGCAAGGGTCTGGCGCGGGCGTTGCTGAAAACGGGTCTGTTCGTCACCCAAAAGGCAATTCCCACGGGAAACACCAACCGGACGCCGATCGCCCTGGTTTGGGGCGCGTTGGGCTTGTTGTTGGTGGTACAAGCGGACCGCTTCCTCGGGGGCCAGTCGTGGCCGCCACCGGAAAGCAGCGACGGCGCGATCGCCCTGACCCAAACCGAGGGAGAACCGACGGAGGGGCGATCGCTCGAGGTCAGCTCGCCGGAAGCGCCCGCCACCGACGCCAACGCCGAGAATGCGGTTTTCGACGAGTCCGGTTTTACCCGAGCCCAAACGGCGGCAGATGAGGGCTTCAGTTACGAGTTTCCCTCGTTCAATAGCGACCAGTTAGACCGACAAATCGCCAGTTATTTAGAATTTGTCGCCCGGGAAGGAACGCCGGACGTGCTGATCGTCGGCAGTTCCCGCGCCTTGCGGGGGGTGGATCCGGTGAATTTAGAAAAAGAATTGGCCGATCGCTATCCCAACTTGAACGTGTTTAATTTCGGCGTCAACGGCGCCACGGCGCAAGTGGTCGATTTCATCGTGCGCGAGTTGATTCCCGTGGAACAGTTACCGAAATTAATTTTATGGGCCGACGGCGCCCGGGCGTTTAATAGCGGGCGGGACGATCGCACTTTCGAGGCGATCGTCGCTTCCGAAGGTTACCGGGAAATCCAGCGCGGGGTTCGTCCCGCGATGCCCGAAAGTGCGGACGATCGCGGAGATCGCTCCCTGGCGTCCCTCAGTGAGGCCCTGGCGGCGACGGCAAAAGGACAACTCTCACTCAGACACAGTTACGAGAACTTGAACGACTGGCTCAACGACGCGCTGGCGGGGCGATCGGCCATTTACCCCCGACGCGATCGCCTCCACGCCGCCGCCACCGAGATGCTTTCCCAACTCGCCGCCCCCTCGAACGACGACGGCGCCACCCCGACGGTGGCGGAAACCCCGGAAATAGCTGCCGGGAACGACATCGACCCAGAACGGCGTCAAGCCTTGGCGCGATCGAGTTCGGACTTGTTACTCGGCACCCAACCCAACGGCTTTTTACCCTTATCGATTCGCTTCGATCCCAATACCTATTACGAAAAACACGCTCGGGTCTCTGGGGATTACGATGCGGATTACGAATCGTTCCAACTCAACGGGATTCAAACCGCAGCGCTCAAAAATTTGCTGGAGTTAACCCAAGCGCAACAAATTCCCGTGGTCTTTATTAATTTACCCCTCACCGAGGAATATCTCGATCCGGTGCGCCAGGAATACGAAGACCAATTTCAAACCTACATGCTGCGCTTGTCGATTGAAAATCAAGGGTTTAACTTCCGGGACTTGAGCGATTTGTGGCCGTCACAAAACGAGCATTTTTCCGATCCGAGTCACCTCAACCGCTACGGCGCTTACGAAGTCTCGGTTCACCTGTCGCAAGATCCGATGATTCCCTGGCCGCGAACTCAGTAG
- a CDS encoding phosphoenolpyruvate carboxylase: MTVNSSDLFLRHRLKVVEDLWESVLCSECGQELVDLLGKLRLLSSPEGQAPDSSESAAIKLIERLEINDAIRAARAFALYFQLINIVEQHYEQRNQLLGFVPSLSTTETNGNRSSQPSFDRAASATLSAAPAPISEGSRRDSATFEGLFPKLRRLNVPPQQIQRLMENLDIRLVFTAHPTEIVRHTLRSKQRRVAKILQQLDYVEQRLHAGGLESSWESEALTAQLTEEIRLWWRTDELHQFKPSVLDEVDYTLHYFKEVLFDAVPELYKRLTRSLHHSFTHLQAPNKNFCKFGSWVGADRDGNPSCTPDVTWKTACYQRHLVLEKYITSIQNLISILSLSLHWSDVLPELLESLEQDRLQMGGLYEQLAIRYRHEPYRLKLSYVLKRLENTRDRNWQLYEEEDWQRHLPEVKTTAMYTSGGQFLDELRLIERNLAATGFSCTELEKLICQVEIYGFNLAHLDIRQESSRHSDTVGEIADYLQVLPKPYDELGEEERVEWLVSELQTRRPLIPSKLQFSETTCETIATLRMVRTLQEEFGPEICQTYVISMSHEVSDLLEVLLLAKEAGLYDPGSGIGTVQVVPLFETVEDLKRAPRVMESLFSLPLYRVMLEGGYQASELLAAAQERENGDRPGRGNLKSDAHVLKLQEVMLGYSDSNKDSGFLSSNWEIHKAQKALQKIAEAHGVTLRIFHGRGGSVGRGGGPAYEAILAQPGRSINGRIKITEQGEVLASKYTLPELALFNLETISTAVIESSLLGTGFDNIEPWNQIMEELAVRSRKHYRSLIYEQPDFIDFFLEITPIDEISKLQISSRPARRSSGKRDLSSLRAIPWVFSWTQTRFLLPAWYGVGTALQEFLQQEPEEHLKLFRYFYLKWPFFKMVISKVEMTLSKVDLEIAHHYVRELSQPQNRDRFEAVFDQIANEYALTRNLVLQITEHQRLLDGDPDLQRSVQLRNGTIVPLGFLQVSLLKRLREHQTHSVPGVIHSRYSKGELLRGALLTINGIAAGMRNTG, encoded by the coding sequence ATGACGGTCAATTCATCCGACCTATTTCTGCGCCATCGCCTCAAAGTAGTGGAGGACTTATGGGAGTCCGTACTCTGCTCGGAGTGCGGTCAGGAATTGGTGGATTTACTTGGCAAACTACGTTTGCTCTCTTCCCCTGAAGGACAAGCGCCCGATTCGTCGGAATCGGCGGCGATCAAACTGATCGAACGACTGGAAATTAATGATGCGATTCGAGCTGCGCGGGCCTTTGCTCTCTATTTCCAATTAATTAATATCGTCGAGCAACATTACGAACAGCGCAATCAATTGCTCGGCTTCGTCCCCAGTCTCTCGACCACGGAAACCAACGGCAATCGCTCGTCTCAACCCAGTTTCGATCGCGCCGCTTCGGCTACCCTGAGTGCCGCCCCCGCGCCGATTTCGGAAGGTTCGCGACGGGATTCGGCGACCTTCGAGGGACTGTTTCCCAAGTTGCGCCGTCTCAACGTCCCGCCGCAACAAATCCAGAGGTTGATGGAAAATCTGGATATTCGGTTAGTGTTTACGGCCCACCCGACGGAAATCGTGCGCCATACCCTGCGCTCCAAACAACGGCGGGTTGCCAAAATCCTGCAACAACTCGATTACGTCGAACAGCGCCTCCACGCCGGGGGGCTCGAATCGTCTTGGGAATCGGAAGCGCTCACCGCTCAACTGACCGAAGAAATTCGTCTCTGGTGGCGTACCGACGAGCTGCACCAGTTCAAACCGAGCGTTCTCGACGAAGTAGACTATACCCTGCACTATTTTAAAGAGGTGCTCTTCGATGCGGTGCCGGAACTGTACAAACGGCTGACGCGATCGCTCCATCACTCTTTCACCCATCTGCAAGCCCCCAATAAAAATTTCTGCAAGTTCGGCTCTTGGGTCGGCGCCGACCGCGACGGCAACCCCTCGTGTACTCCGGACGTCACCTGGAAAACCGCTTGCTACCAGCGCCATCTGGTTTTGGAAAAATACATTACCTCGATCCAAAACCTAATTTCAATTCTCAGTTTGTCCTTACACTGGAGTGACGTCCTGCCGGAGTTACTCGAATCGTTGGAACAAGACCGCTTGCAAATGGGCGGTCTTTACGAACAACTGGCGATCCGCTACCGTCACGAACCCTACCGCTTGAAACTGTCCTACGTCCTCAAGCGTCTGGAAAATACCCGCGATCGCAACTGGCAGCTCTACGAAGAGGAAGACTGGCAACGCCACCTCCCCGAAGTCAAAACGACGGCGATGTACACCTCCGGCGGCCAATTCCTCGACGAACTGCGCCTGATCGAACGCAACTTAGCCGCGACGGGGTTTAGTTGTACCGAATTAGAAAAACTGATCTGCCAAGTCGAAATCTACGGCTTTAACTTAGCCCATCTCGACATCCGCCAGGAATCCTCCCGTCACAGCGACACCGTCGGCGAAATTGCAGATTACTTGCAAGTGTTACCCAAGCCCTACGACGAACTCGGCGAAGAGGAACGGGTCGAGTGGCTGGTCTCGGAACTGCAAACCCGACGGCCTCTGATTCCCTCAAAATTGCAATTTTCCGAAACAACTTGCGAGACGATCGCCACCTTGCGGATGGTGCGCACCTTGCAAGAAGAATTCGGCCCGGAAATCTGCCAGACTTACGTGATCAGCATGAGCCACGAAGTCAGCGACTTGCTCGAAGTGCTGCTACTGGCCAAAGAAGCGGGACTGTACGACCCGGGAAGCGGCATCGGCACCGTGCAAGTGGTTCCCCTCTTTGAAACCGTCGAAGACCTCAAACGCGCTCCCCGGGTGATGGAATCCTTATTCTCTCTCCCCCTCTATCGAGTCATGCTCGAAGGCGGCTATCAGGCGAGCGAGTTGCTCGCGGCGGCCCAAGAACGGGAGAACGGCGATCGCCCCGGTCGCGGCAATCTCAAAAGCGACGCCCACGTGCTCAAATTACAGGAAGTCATGCTCGGCTACTCCGACAGCAACAAAGATTCCGGCTTCCTCAGCAGCAACTGGGAAATTCACAAAGCCCAAAAAGCCCTGCAAAAAATTGCCGAAGCTCACGGGGTCACCTTGCGAATCTTCCACGGTCGCGGCGGTTCCGTCGGTCGCGGCGGCGGTCCGGCTTACGAGGCGATTTTGGCTCAACCGGGACGCAGTATCAACGGACGCATTAAAATCACCGAGCAAGGGGAAGTGCTCGCGAGTAAGTACACCCTGCCGGAATTGGCCTTGTTTAATTTAGAAACAATTTCGACGGCGGTGATCGAGTCGAGTTTACTCGGTACCGGATTCGACAATATCGAACCGTGGAATCAGATCATGGAAGAACTGGCGGTGCGATCGCGCAAGCACTACCGTTCCCTGATCTACGAACAACCGGACTTTATCGATTTCTTCCTCGAAATTACCCCGATCGACGAAATCAGCAAACTGCAAATCTCCTCCCGTCCGGCGCGCCGCAGTTCCGGCAAGCGCGATTTAAGCTCCCTGCGCGCCATTCCTTGGGTGTTTAGCTGGACCCAAACCCGCTTCCTCCTCCCGGCGTGGTACGGGGTGGGAACGGCCCTGCAAGAGTTCTTACAACAAGAACCGGAAGAACATCTCAAGCTGTTCCGCTATTTCTATCTGAAATGGCCGTTTTTCAAAATGGTGATTTCTAAGGTGGAAATGACCCTGTCCAAGGTGGATTTGGAAATCGCCCACCATTACGTGCGCGAACTGAGTCAACCCCAGAACCGCGATCGCTTTGAGGCGGTATTCGACCAAATCGCCAACGAATACGCCCTCACCCGAAATTTGGTGTTGCAAATTACCGAACACCAACGCCTGCTAGACGGCGATCCCGATTTGCAACGGTCGGTGCAGTTGCGCAACGGCACGATCGTTCCCCTCGGCTTTTTGCAAGTCTCCTTACTCAAGCGCCTGCGCGAACACCAAACCCATTCGGTTCCCGGCGTGATTCACTCGCGCTACAGTAAGGGTGAACTGCTGCGCGGGGCGTTGTTAACCATCAACGGGATCGCTGCGGGAATGCGAAACACGGGTTAA
- a CDS encoding Npun_R2479 family HD domain-containing metalloprotein gives MYSATQLLIADFVEKLREAYHRMYGGLKPDYADILAWAGGMALENIANSDALYHNVEHTILVTLVGQEILRGKHIREGGVSCEDWLHFIISLLCHDIGYVKGVCRDDRNGWYATGMDGTMVSLPIGRTDASLTPYHVDRGKLFVEERFGGHKLIDAEEIKRNIELTRFPVPSTADHQDTINYPGLVRAADLIGQLSDPRYLKKIAALFYEFEETGFNQKVGYKDPGDLRKNYPTFYWTGVFPYIHDALVYLELTQQGKQAISNLYANVFVVEHDIPDDTSTPSAVSS, from the coding sequence ATGTATAGCGCCACCCAACTCCTGATTGCCGACTTCGTTGAAAAACTCCGCGAGGCTTACCATCGCATGTACGGAGGGCTTAAGCCCGACTACGCCGATATTTTAGCCTGGGCGGGCGGTATGGCTTTAGAAAATATCGCCAACAGTGACGCCCTCTACCACAACGTCGAACATACGATCCTCGTTACCCTCGTCGGTCAAGAAATTCTGCGCGGCAAACACATCCGCGAAGGCGGCGTTTCCTGCGAAGATTGGCTGCACTTTATTATTTCCCTCCTCTGTCACGATATCGGTTACGTTAAAGGGGTCTGTCGCGACGATCGCAACGGCTGGTACGCTACGGGCATGGATGGAACGATGGTCTCCCTTCCCATCGGTCGCACCGATGCCAGTCTGACTCCCTATCACGTCGATCGCGGTAAATTGTTCGTCGAGGAACGCTTCGGCGGTCACAAGCTGATCGACGCCGAAGAAATTAAGCGCAATATCGAACTCACCCGCTTCCCCGTTCCCAGCACCGCCGACCATCAAGATACGATTAATTATCCCGGCTTAGTGCGCGCGGCGGATCTGATCGGACAGTTAAGCGACCCGCGTTATTTAAAGAAAATTGCCGCTTTATTCTACGAGTTTGAAGAAACCGGATTCAATCAAAAAGTCGGCTATAAAGACCCCGGCGACCTGCGCAAAAACTATCCTACATTTTATTGGACCGGGGTTTTCCCCTATATTCACGATGCCTTGGTTTATTTGGAATTGACCCAACAAGGGAAACAGGCGATCTCCAATCTCTACGCCAATGTCTTTGTGGTCGAACATGACATCCCCGACGACACCAGCACTCCCTCGGCAGTTTCGTCGTGA
- a CDS encoding cytochrome ubiquinol oxidase subunit I has translation MEFLHDTVALSRMQFALTAIFHMLWPVLTTGMAIYLVVVEGLWLKTRNPDYYHHARFWAKLYVLNFGIGVASGVPMEFQFGTNWAPFSEAVGDFFGSVLGFEASMAFMLEAGFLGIVLFGWERVPPVVHYIATILVAFGANLSTFWILTANSWLQTPAGGELVDGKFIVSDYFEAIFNPFMVNSVMHMFLATLETSLFVIGGIAAWYILNKRHSAFFAKALKIVLAVAIAVAPLQIYVGHLSGEQVYHHQPAKLAAMEAQWETIPAGQPADWSLVALPNDELEQNDWELKIPNGLGYILELKPILSEPVLGLKEWKPEDRPHLLGLIYYSFRVMVAIGFFFAGLMLWTVLQWVRGKLSDAEIDGQRWLMRAWIFAAPLGYIAVEAGWIVRCVGRQPWTLYGQIRTADAASSLPPENVLVSLCGFAIVYSLLFLCALYFGSRIIRKGPDLNIPVPIFDRATSLPVKHSPDRRPLET, from the coding sequence ATGGAGTTCCTCCACGACACCGTGGCACTCTCGCGGATGCAATTCGCGTTGACTGCCATTTTTCACATGCTCTGGCCCGTTCTGACGACCGGAATGGCCATTTATCTCGTCGTCGTCGAGGGATTGTGGCTGAAAACCCGCAATCCCGACTACTACCACCACGCCCGATTTTGGGCGAAACTCTACGTCCTCAACTTCGGGATTGGCGTGGCTTCCGGCGTTCCGATGGAATTTCAATTCGGAACCAACTGGGCTCCATTTTCCGAAGCGGTGGGCGACTTTTTCGGCAGCGTCCTCGGGTTTGAAGCATCGATGGCGTTCATGTTAGAAGCCGGATTTCTGGGGATCGTACTGTTCGGTTGGGAACGAGTTCCCCCCGTGGTCCACTATATTGCGACGATTTTAGTGGCATTCGGCGCGAATTTGTCCACGTTCTGGATTTTGACCGCCAATTCTTGGCTGCAAACCCCTGCAGGCGGCGAGTTGGTCGATGGGAAATTCATCGTCAGCGATTATTTCGAGGCGATTTTCAATCCGTTCATGGTCAACAGCGTCATGCACATGTTCCTGGCGACGTTGGAAACTTCGTTATTCGTAATTGGCGGGATTGCGGCGTGGTACATTCTCAATAAGCGCCATAGTGCCTTTTTCGCTAAAGCGTTAAAAATTGTTCTGGCGGTGGCGATCGCAGTGGCGCCCCTGCAAATCTACGTGGGACACCTCAGTGGGGAGCAAGTTTACCACCACCAACCCGCGAAACTCGCCGCCATGGAGGCGCAGTGGGAAACGATTCCCGCCGGACAACCTGCGGATTGGAGTTTGGTGGCACTCCCCAATGACGAATTGGAACAAAATGACTGGGAATTGAAGATCCCGAACGGATTGGGTTACATTCTCGAACTCAAACCGATCTTGTCCGAACCCGTACTCGGGTTGAAAGAGTGGAAACCGGAAGATCGCCCGCATTTATTGGGGTTAATTTACTATTCTTTCCGGGTGATGGTCGCGATTGGCTTTTTCTTCGCCGGGTTGATGCTGTGGACTGTGCTGCAGTGGGTACGCGGTAAGTTATCCGATGCGGAAATCGACGGTCAGCGATGGTTGATGCGCGCTTGGATTTTCGCGGCGCCTCTCGGTTACATCGCCGTAGAGGCGGGTTGGATCGTGCGATGTGTGGGGCGCCAGCCGTGGACGTTGTACGGACAAATTCGTACCGCCGATGCGGCGAGTTCGCTTCCTCCCGAGAACGTGTTGGTGTCTTTGTGTGGATTTGCGATCGTTTATAGTTTGCTGTTCTTGTGTGCCCTTTATTTCGGCAGTCGGATTATCCGCAAAGGACCCGATCTCAACATTCCGGTGCCGATTTTCGATCGCGCCACCAGCCTCCCGGTGAAGCATTCTCCGGATCGCCGTCCTCTGGAAACCTAA
- the cydB gene encoding cytochrome d ubiquinol oxidase subunit II — protein MESLQYFLPQVWFAILALFLFLYVMLDGFDLGVGILSITSSDEERRGILMTSLSNVWDANETWLVLMGGALFGAFPLAYSTILNALYIPIFMMIFGFIFRAVAFEFREHSNRKFFWNYAFGVGSFLAALGQGFALGGVLAGIKVDENGHFIGSTLDWLNLPSLLVALTLIQGYVLIGSTYLIMKTEGDLQKTHYRTAKLAAATTLLGAILITIATPIFYESARSRLFDVPQVYFFGALPLVGVLLVGLLWRSLSRQEERGPFIWTIGIFLLTFLGLAAIVFPYIIPMQITIYEGSASASSLVFMLVFIGFLIPIMLAYNIYQYVVFRGKVTGDGYG, from the coding sequence ATGGAAAGTTTACAGTATTTTTTGCCTCAAGTTTGGTTTGCGATTCTCGCCTTATTTCTGTTCCTGTACGTGATGCTCGACGGTTTCGATCTCGGCGTGGGGATTTTGTCGATTACCTCGTCCGACGAGGAACGCCGAGGGATTTTGATGACCAGTTTGAGCAATGTTTGGGATGCTAACGAGACTTGGTTGGTGTTGATGGGGGGTGCGTTGTTCGGTGCGTTTCCGTTGGCGTACAGCACGATTCTCAATGCGTTGTATATCCCGATCTTTATGATGATTTTCGGGTTTATTTTTCGCGCCGTAGCGTTCGAGTTTCGCGAGCATTCCAATCGCAAGTTTTTCTGGAATTATGCGTTTGGCGTCGGCAGTTTTCTCGCCGCTTTAGGTCAGGGATTTGCCCTCGGCGGTGTTTTGGCGGGGATTAAGGTCGATGAAAACGGCCATTTTATCGGTTCGACCTTGGACTGGTTGAATTTGCCGTCGCTGTTAGTGGCGTTGACGTTGATTCAGGGGTACGTGTTAATTGGTTCGACGTATTTGATTATGAAGACCGAGGGGGATTTGCAAAAAACTCACTATCGCACGGCGAAATTGGCGGCGGCGACGACGTTATTGGGGGCGATTTTGATTACGATCGCCACTCCGATTTTTTACGAGTCGGCGCGATCGCGTTTGTTTGACGTGCCGCAAGTGTACTTTTTTGGCGCCTTGCCTCTGGTGGGAGTGTTGCTGGTGGGCTTGTTGTGGCGCAGTCTCTCTCGGCAGGAAGAACGGGGGCCGTTTATTTGGACGATCGGAATTTTTCTGCTAACTTTTTTGGGGTTGGCGGCGATCGTTTTTCCGTACATTATTCCGATGCAGATCACGATTTATGAGGGTTCGGCTTCGGCGAGTTCTCTGGTGTTTATGTTGGTGTTTATCGGGTTTTTAATTCCGATTATGCTGGCGTACAATATCTATCAATATGTGGTCTTCCGAGGGAAGGTGACGGGGGATGGTTACGGTTAA